A window of Campylobacter concisus contains these coding sequences:
- a CDS encoding FlaG family protein has translation MEIFKAAANQVLDTSMSTSAQRQIDSRPIEHSDVKLSADKNNETKDINELDGLSNEELAKRTREVTDRLNYQMQQLDTNVRFAYNEKLNLMVVQVKDAKTGEEITQLPSKEAIRISEYFKESIGILFDKES, from the coding sequence ATGGAAATCTTTAAGGCAGCAGCAAATCAGGTACTAGATACAAGCATGAGCACATCCGCTCAGCGTCAAATAGACAGCAGACCTATCGAGCATTCTGATGTTAAATTAAGTGCTGATAAAAATAACGAAACAAAAGACATTAACGAGCTAGACGGACTTAGCAACGAAGAGCTTGCCAAAAGAACAAGAGAGGTCACTGACAGACTAAACTATCAAATGCAGCAACTCGATACTAATGTAAGATTTGCTTACAACGAGAAGCTAAATTTAATGGTCGTGCAAGTAAAAGATGCTAAAACTGGCGAAGAGATAACACAACTTCCAAGCAAAGAAGCTATAAGAATAAGCGAGTATTTCAAAGAAAGCATCGGAATACTTTTTGACAAGGAGAGTTAA
- the fliD gene encoding flagellar filament capping protein FliD, producing MAVGNVTNLGIGTKNSGLNDDLIKKLKEADEAGQIKPLTKRLERNDLKQKDLAALKTLVSNVNVSGKTLGGEALYLKRTTNNAGKSVTASAANGVSVQNFSIDVQKLAQKDTFQSSNFKNASNLVGAASNGSFDVEIDGQKFSISVTRSTTYQDIVDKINDISRGKLQARILNVGGDKPNQIMLQSGNTGATQTIKFSNDTAGVLDKLGWDSTQFQDKDANGTLLTNPDGTPKMTSNFEKNRILKAQDAEFTYNGVNVKRSKNTFNDLRPGISITLNETGKTNVSVSQDTKEVIKAVEEFIKDYNLMTMNLGIATKYDEEKGAGTFQGVSEISSLRSNIGRLVNGQDSEGKALSKYGIVPDKDGQLQLDLNKLNAALSKDPEEIQKFFMGSSKIEPISYMGASTVSAGALDIKAGDLTINGKSVTFSTTATATAEENALKLQQAINDAGITGVTASLDNSGKRIVLKRSDGENIEVKGKNSALTALGMNEATVNSVTKKTDGLFTKLAKMLDGVVGKKGTMIAMQNQLKDENESITKNKESTQKLLDEKYTTMQERFIKYNAIIASLENQFSTLKSIIDAEINSRK from the coding sequence ATGGCAGTAGGTAACGTAACAAATTTAGGAATCGGTACAAAAAATAGCGGACTAAATGATGATCTTATCAAGAAATTAAAAGAAGCAGATGAAGCAGGACAGATCAAGCCTTTAACAAAAAGGCTAGAAAGAAATGACCTAAAGCAAAAAGACCTTGCAGCGCTAAAAACTCTAGTTAGCAACGTAAACGTAAGTGGCAAAACGCTTGGCGGAGAGGCACTTTATCTAAAAAGAACTACAAATAACGCTGGTAAAAGCGTAACAGCCTCAGCAGCAAATGGCGTTAGCGTGCAAAATTTTAGTATCGATGTGCAAAAACTTGCTCAAAAAGATACATTTCAAAGCTCAAATTTCAAAAACGCTTCAAACTTAGTAGGTGCGGCAAGCAACGGCTCTTTTGACGTTGAGATCGATGGACAAAAATTTTCTATTAGCGTAACTAGATCAACCACATATCAAGATATTGTAGACAAGATAAATGATATTAGTCGTGGTAAATTGCAAGCTAGAATTTTAAATGTTGGCGGAGATAAGCCAAATCAAATCATGCTTCAATCAGGCAACACTGGTGCTACGCAGACTATTAAATTTTCAAATGATACGGCTGGTGTTTTAGATAAGCTTGGCTGGGATAGTACGCAGTTTCAAGATAAAGATGCAAATGGTACTCTACTAACAAATCCTGATGGCACACCAAAGATGACATCAAATTTTGAAAAAAATAGAATTTTAAAGGCACAAGATGCGGAATTTACATATAACGGAGTAAATGTAAAAAGAAGCAAAAATACCTTCAACGACTTAAGGCCGGGAATTTCTATTACATTAAATGAAACTGGTAAAACAAACGTGAGCGTCTCTCAGGATACAAAAGAGGTAATAAAAGCGGTTGAAGAATTTATCAAAGACTACAACCTAATGACCATGAACCTTGGCATAGCTACAAAATATGACGAGGAAAAAGGAGCTGGCACTTTCCAAGGCGTTAGCGAAATTTCAAGTTTAAGATCAAACATTGGTCGTCTTGTAAATGGACAAGATAGCGAAGGTAAAGCATTAAGTAAATATGGCATAGTGCCTGATAAAGACGGACAACTTCAGCTTGATCTAAATAAACTAAATGCAGCTCTTAGCAAAGATCCTGAAGAGATTCAGAAATTTTTCATGGGATCAAGCAAGATCGAGCCAATAAGCTATATGGGAGCATCGACTGTTAGCGCTGGGGCATTAGATATAAAAGCTGGTGATCTTACGATAAACGGCAAGTCAGTTACATTCTCAACTACTGCTACTGCCACAGCTGAAGAGAACGCACTAAAACTTCAACAAGCCATAAATGACGCTGGCATAACTGGAGTTACAGCCAGTCTTGATAACAGTGGCAAAAGAATCGTCTTAAAAAGAAGCGATGGCGAAAATATCGAGGTAAAAGGTAAAAATTCAGCCTTAACAGCTCTAGGTATGAATGAAGCAACTGTAAATTCAGTAACTAAAAAAACAGATGGGCTATTTACAAAGCTAGCTAAAATGCTTGATGGTGTCGTTGGTAAAAAAGGCACAATGATCGCTATGCAAAATCAGCTAAAAGACGAAAACGAGTCGATCACAAAAAATAAAGAGAGCACACAAAAGCTTTTAGATGAGAAATATACAACAATGCAAGAGCGCTTTATAAAGTACAACGCTATCATCGCAAGCTTAGAAAATCAGTTCTCAACACTAAAATCAATAATAGATGCAGAGATAAATAGTAGAAAATAA
- the fliS gene encoding flagellar export chaperone FliS, which produces MNQSAYSAYAQSSFGGIESPTKLIEMLYDGILKFIFRTKKAIEAGDIEKKVYYINRTNAIFVELLNSLDYSQGDVAHYLSGLYTRQMQLLAMANIQNDVAALNEVTNVVKQLSEAWREVTSGE; this is translated from the coding sequence ATGAATCAAAGTGCATATAGTGCATACGCACAGTCTAGTTTTGGGGGCATAGAGTCCCCAACTAAATTAATAGAAATGCTTTATGACGGAATTTTAAAATTTATATTTCGTACCAAAAAGGCGATAGAAGCTGGAGATATAGAGAAAAAAGTTTATTATATTAATAGGACAAACGCTATTTTTGTTGAGCTTTTAAATTCACTTGATTATTCTCAAGGCGACGTAGCCCACTATCTTAGCGGCCTTTATACAAGACAGATGCAGCTTCTTGCTATGGCAAATATACAAAATGATGTCGCAGCTTTAAACGAAGTAACCAATGTCGTAAAGCAACTATCTGAAGCATGGAGAGAGGTAACTTCAGGTGAATAG
- a CDS encoding Type 1 glutamine amidotransferase-like domain-containing protein gives MANIFLCSYFAEVASKINEVVNFQGKDIVFIDTAAKFEEVNFYVGEAAEILENFGAKLRHLDVSCAKDSAALVSSQDEPSCEDKILSTISQCDIIYVSGGNTFYLLNELRKSRVWQAIKNAIKAGKIYIGESAGAIAAAPDTKYATLMDENSAKMSDFAGLNLVDFCVVPHFGCEPFTEATREIMEKFGNLYDLRPIDNAEFIAL, from the coding sequence ATGGCAAATATTTTTCTTTGCTCTTACTTTGCGGAGGTTGCGAGCAAGATTAATGAAGTGGTAAATTTTCAAGGCAAAGATATTGTTTTTATAGATACTGCGGCCAAATTTGAAGAGGTAAATTTCTACGTCGGCGAAGCGGCGGAGATTTTAGAAAATTTTGGTGCGAAGCTAAGACACCTTGACGTCTCTTGCGCCAAGGATTCGGCAGCGCTAGTATCTAGCCAAGATGAGCCATCTTGTGAAGATAAAATTTTATCTACTATTAGTCAGTGCGACATCATTTACGTTAGCGGCGGAAATACGTTTTATCTGCTTAACGAGCTGCGAAAATCGCGCGTATGGCAAGCTATAAAAAATGCAATCAAAGCGGGCAAAATTTATATCGGTGAGTCGGCGGGAGCGATAGCGGCGGCTCCAGATACGAAATATGCTACGCTAATGGATGAAAATAGCGCAAAAATGAGCGATTTTGCGGGGTTAAATTTGGTTGATTTTTGCGTCGTGCCGCACTTTGGTTGCGAGCCTTTTACGGAGGCTACGCGCGAGATAATGGAGAAATTTGGGAACTTGTACGATTTACGACCTATAGACAATGCTGAGTTTATCGCGCTTTGA
- the truD gene encoding tRNA pseudouridine(13) synthase TruD produces MQETTTFKPLYALTHAPIEAYFSKNSDDFVVREIPLYEFSGDGEHLIVEISKKDMTTSDALHALSEVTGAKMRDFGYAGLKDKQGMTTQFVSMPRKFEAALANFSHEKMKILSLNVHKNKLRIGHLKGNSFFIRLKKVLPSNAKKLEQAFISIDKMGYANYFGYQRFGKFGDNAETGLELLKNGTINGKKSKNVKLNDFLISAYQSDLFNRWLSKRVEISRFAQDFGLGELAQIYPYLDGAILKNLKSQKRFFKLMEGEVLGHYPHGKCFLCEDLDAEGARFDARDITSCGLIAGAKAYEAQGAARMVEDQIFAQANEYKAKMTGSRRFAWCYLEDASYKYNEEKAHFTINFTLQKGSYATVVLEEILHKNIFE; encoded by the coding sequence ATGCAAGAAACCACCACTTTTAAGCCACTTTATGCACTCACTCATGCGCCCATAGAGGCCTATTTTTCTAAAAATTCAGATGATTTTGTCGTGCGCGAGATACCACTTTACGAGTTTAGCGGTGACGGCGAGCACTTGATCGTTGAAATTTCTAAAAAAGATATGACGACAAGCGACGCTTTGCATGCCTTAAGCGAGGTTACAGGGGCTAAGATGCGCGACTTTGGCTATGCGGGGCTAAAGGACAAGCAGGGTATGACGACGCAGTTTGTCTCTATGCCACGTAAATTTGAAGCGGCTCTGGCAAATTTTAGCCACGAAAAGATGAAAATTTTAAGCCTAAATGTGCATAAAAATAAGCTTCGTATCGGACATCTAAAGGGAAATAGCTTTTTCATCCGCTTAAAAAAGGTGCTACCAAGTAATGCCAAAAAGTTAGAGCAAGCATTTATTAGTATTGACAAAATGGGCTATGCAAACTACTTTGGCTATCAGCGTTTTGGTAAATTTGGCGACAATGCCGAAACTGGCCTTGAGCTTCTTAAAAACGGGACGATAAACGGCAAAAAGAGCAAAAATGTAAAGCTAAACGACTTTTTGATCTCGGCATATCAAAGTGATCTTTTTAATCGCTGGCTTAGCAAACGCGTGGAGATTTCGAGGTTTGCGCAGGATTTTGGCCTAGGCGAGCTAGCTCAAATTTACCCGTATCTTGACGGCGCGATTTTAAAAAATTTAAAATCACAAAAGAGATTTTTTAAGCTGATGGAGGGCGAAGTTTTGGGTCACTATCCGCACGGCAAGTGCTTTTTATGCGAGGATTTGGACGCTGAGGGCGCGCGCTTTGACGCTAGAGATATCACTAGCTGCGGGCTGATCGCGGGCGCGAAGGCGTATGAGGCGCAGGGTGCGGCGAGAATGGTCGAGGATCAAATTTTTGCGCAGGCAAATGAATACAAAGCTAAAATGACGGGATCTAGGCGCTTTGCGTGGTGTTATTTGGAGGATGCAAGCTACAAATATAACGAGGAAAAGGCGCACTTTACGATAAATTTTACTCTACAAAAAGGAAGCTACGCGACGGTGGTGCTAGAAGAAATCTTGCATAAAAATATCTTTGAGTAG
- a CDS encoding thiamine-phosphate kinase: MDKENFTIGCFGNAYIGDDAAVLGKQVFSKDIFAENSHFKHGWLSLEEIGYKAMIVNFSDTIVMNARPKFALLGLSLPKNFTPQQIKELSGGINRACEEFGVRIIGGDTISSKILNISVSVIGELNGKAVLRKNAKYGDLVAFTGELGGSKKGLNSLLRLAKISKNSRFKKPILRDKFFYKAAHLINSAMDISDGLNADLAKLLKASKKGAKFTKKLSKFELSSGEEYEILFTFSPKKLNAIKRIATKTRTKINVFAKISNKRLKQNARNHHF; encoded by the coding sequence ATGGATAAAGAAAATTTTACGATTGGATGCTTTGGTAACGCTTATATTGGCGATGATGCGGCTGTACTTGGTAAGCAGGTCTTTAGCAAGGATATTTTTGCTGAAAATTCACACTTTAAGCATGGCTGGCTAAGCCTTGAAGAGATCGGCTATAAGGCGATGATCGTAAATTTTTCAGATACGATCGTGATGAATGCTAGGCCAAAATTTGCGCTTCTTGGACTTAGTTTGCCAAAGAATTTTACGCCGCAGCAAATCAAAGAGCTAAGTGGCGGCATAAATAGAGCTTGCGAGGAGTTTGGCGTAAGGATAATCGGTGGCGACACGATAAGTAGCAAAATTTTAAATATAAGCGTTAGTGTAATTGGCGAGCTAAATGGCAAAGCTGTGCTTAGGAAAAATGCAAAATACGGAGATCTGGTGGCTTTTACTGGCGAGCTTGGAGGTAGCAAAAAGGGGCTAAATTCGCTTCTAAGGCTAGCTAAAATCTCAAAAAACTCACGATTTAAAAAGCCTATTTTAAGAGATAAATTTTTCTACAAAGCAGCTCATCTTATAAACTCCGCTATGGATATCTCAGATGGGCTAAATGCAGATCTTGCTAAGCTTTTAAAGGCTAGCAAAAAGGGTGCTAAATTTACAAAAAAACTAAGTAAATTTGAGCTTAGTAGTGGCGAAGAGTATGAAATTTTATTTACTTTTAGTCCTAAAAAATTAAATGCCATTAAAAGGATCGCCACAAAAACACGGACAAAGATTAACGTCTTTGCAAAAATTTCAAATAAAAGGTTAAAACAAAATGCAAGAAACCACCACTTTTAA